From a region of the Zingiber officinale cultivar Zhangliang chromosome 4B, Zo_v1.1, whole genome shotgun sequence genome:
- the LOC121977772 gene encoding L-type lectin-domain containing receptor kinase IX.1-like yields MPTNFALFFLGILNVPLATALSFDFPSFDQSSLSKITLQDHASWSSSNNGCFQLTRSERDGNMQSSQGRAVYADPLLLWNNSDYLTDFSTHFAFIINPNGQRQPGDGMAFFLSPFPSNSSSYPNSGGCGLGLFSAMVCQSSTDSISSQPVPIVAVEFDTYPNPALDDPSTPHVGIDVGSARSVEYKTWDADGGDDKWQGDAWVSYDSGTHNLSVVLALRSNGSRTTNYSLSYIVDLREVLISSEVAVGFSASTGINNETHTLLSWNLSSTLVKHPPVRRRKSKTGLIVGMVTGVGTLLLLLLLGFVFLWSRKKRANIIRDQHQLLDDGLEIQGRPNGFSYEELAAASRNFSEDVKLGEGGFGSVYKGRLERLNVDVAIKRFAKESSKQGKKEYFSELNVISRLGHRNLVKLVGWCQEQQELLLVYEFLPNGSLDSWLYSAQNHLRWPERYKIALDLASAMLYLQHEWEQCVLHRDVKPSNIMLDSAFNAKLGDFGLARLIDHDLSWKTTVNAGTLGYMAPEYLDSGKASKESDVYSFGVVALEIACARRPSTGKLVERAWEFYAKGRVVEAADEKLNGEFDEQQMEQVLVVGLWCAHPDFNLRPSMKQAINVLNGQTALPNLPPC; encoded by the exons ATGCCTACAAACTTTGCTCTCTTTTTCTTGGGAATTCTTAATGTTCCCTTGGCGACTGCTCTCTCCTTCGACTTCCCTTCCTTCGACCAAAGCAGTCTTTCCAAAATCACACTTCAAGACCATGCATCATGGTCTAGTTCTAATAACGGTTGCTTTCAGCTTACCAGAAGTGAGCGAGATGGCAATATGCAATCTAGCCAGGGAAGAGCCGTATACGCGGACCCTCTTCTGCTCTGGAATAATTCTGATTACCTGACCGATTTCTCCACCCATTTCGCCTTTATAATCAACCCGAATGGCCAAAGGCAGCCAGGAGATGGCATGGCTTTCTTCCTCTCTCCATTTCCTTCCAACTCCAGTAGCTATCCCAATTCCGGTGGCTGCGGCCTCGGCTTGTTCAGTGCTATGGTATGTCAGTCATCGACAGACAGCATCTCCTCACAGCCGGTTCCGATTGTGGCAGTGGAGTTTGACACGTACCCAAATCCTGCACTCGACGATCCATCGACTCCTCATGTCGGGATCGATGTCGGCTCAGCCAGGTCAGTTGAGTACAAAACATGGGACGCCGATGGAGGTGATGACAAATGGCAGGGAGATGCATGGGTGAGCTACGATTCAGGCACTCATAATTTAAGTGTTGTCCTAGCTCTAAGATCAAATGGGTCCCGTACTACGAATTACAGCCTTAGCTACATCGTGGACCTTCGGGAGGTGCTTATCTCATCCGAG GTTGCGGTAGGGTTCTCGGCATCGACGGGAATTAATAATGAGACACACACACTTTTATCATGGAATTTATCTTCGACTCTGGTGAAACATCCTCCCGTGCGACGACGCAAAAGCAAAACAGGGCTCATTGTTGGCATGGTCACAGGGGTAGGgaccctcctcctcctcttgcTGTTGGGTTTCGTGTTCTTGTGGAGCAGGAAGAAGAGGGCCAACATTATCAGGGACCAGCACCAGCTGCTTGATGATGGCTTAGAGATACAAGGAAGGCCAAATGGGTTCTCGTACGAAGAGCTAGCCGCTGCCTCGAGGAACTTCTCTGAGGACGTCAAGCTTGGGGAAGGTGGATTCGGCTCGGTCTACAAAGGCCGTCTGGAGAGATTGAACGTTGACGTCGCCATTAAGAGGTTCGCCAAGGAGtcgtccaagcaaggaaagaaagAGTACTTCTCTGAACTCAACGTCATAAGCCGGCTCGGACATCGTAATCTGGTTAAGCTGGTCGGCTGGTGCCAAGAACAACAAGAACTCCTCCTCGTCTACGAGTTCTTGCCCAACGGTAGCCTCGACTCGTGGCTGTACTCCGCGCAAAATCATTTGAGGTGGCCGGAGAGGTACAAGATCGCACTCGACTTGGCCTCTGCGATGCTCTATCTCCAGCACGAATGGGAGCAGTGCGTGCTGCATCGCGATGTCAAGCCGAGCAATATCATGTTGGACTCTGCATTTAACGCCAAGCTAGGAGACTTCGGCCTCGCTAGGCTCATCGACCACGACCTCAGCTGGAAGACCACGGTGAATGCCGGAACGCTGGGGTACATGGCCCCTGAATATCTTGACAGTGGCAAAGCCAGCAAAGAGTCAGATGTCTATAGCTTTGGAGTCGTGGCCCTCGAGATTGCTTGTGCGAGAAGACCGAGCACGGGCAAACTAGTGGAACGGGCGTGGGAATTTTATGCCAAAGGCAGAGTAGTTGAAGCAGCCGATGAGAAGCTAAACGGTGAATTTGATGAACAACAAATGGAGCAAGTGTTGGTTGTAGGATTGTGGTGTGCTCATCCAGACTTCAATCTGCGACCCTCAATGAAGCAGGCGATAAACGTGCTCAATGGGCAGACAGCACTGCCAAATCTTCCTCCGTGCTAA